A section of the Roseomonas marmotae genome encodes:
- the mraY gene encoding phospho-N-acetylmuramoyl-pentapeptide-transferase → MIYTLLSPFSEGFILFNLFRYVTFRSGAACMTALFISLFFGNAIIGWLRSFQNGGQPIRADGPEGHLLTKKGTPTMGGVLMLAGLVPATLLWADLRNGFVWAVLLVTLGYGALGFWDDWLKVTKRNTKGVSGTMKLVVQAGIGLVAAVWITSMLPGHLAFKLSFPFLKDAMLNFSLFFPVVAMLVMMGASNAVNLTDGLDGLATVPVLLAAAVFGLIAYLVGNRVFADYLQLNGVPGTAELAVFLSALIGAGLGFLWFNAPPAAVFMGDTGSLALGGALGAVAVATKHEIVLAIVGGLFVVETVSVIIQVFWYKRTGRRVFLMAPLHHHFEKKGWAEPTIVIRFWIIAMVLALVGLSTLKIR, encoded by the coding sequence GTGATCTATACTCTGCTCTCGCCGTTCTCCGAGGGCTTCATCCTCTTCAACCTGTTCCGCTACGTCACCTTCCGGTCCGGCGCGGCCTGCATGACGGCGCTGTTCATCAGCCTGTTCTTCGGCAATGCCATCATCGGCTGGCTGCGCAGCTTCCAGAACGGCGGCCAGCCCATCCGCGCCGACGGCCCGGAAGGCCACCTGCTGACCAAGAAGGGCACGCCCACCATGGGCGGCGTGCTGATGCTGGCCGGGCTGGTGCCGGCCACGCTGCTCTGGGCCGACCTGCGCAACGGCTTCGTCTGGGCCGTGCTGCTGGTGACGCTGGGCTATGGCGCGCTGGGCTTCTGGGACGACTGGCTGAAGGTCACGAAGCGCAACACCAAGGGCGTCTCCGGCACCATGAAGCTGGTGGTGCAGGCAGGCATCGGGCTGGTCGCGGCGGTCTGGATCACCTCCATGCTGCCGGGCCATCTGGCCTTCAAGCTCAGCTTCCCCTTCCTGAAGGACGCGATGCTGAACTTCAGCCTGTTCTTCCCGGTGGTGGCGATGCTGGTGATGATGGGCGCCTCCAATGCCGTGAACCTGACGGACGGGCTGGATGGGCTGGCCACCGTGCCGGTGCTGCTGGCCGCCGCCGTCTTCGGGCTGATCGCCTATCTCGTCGGCAACCGCGTCTTCGCCGACTACCTGCAGCTCAACGGCGTGCCCGGCACGGCGGAGCTGGCGGTCTTCCTCTCCGCGCTGATCGGCGCGGGCCTTGGCTTCCTGTGGTTCAACGCCCCGCCGGCCGCCGTCTTCATGGGCGATACCGGCTCGCTCGCTCTGGGTGGCGCGCTGGGTGCCGTGGCAGTCGCCACCAAGCATGAGATCGTGCTGGCCATCGTCGGCGGTCTTTTCGTGGTGGAGACGGTCTCCGTCATCATCCAGGTCTTCTGGTACAAGCGCACCGGCCGCCGCGTCTTCCTGATGGCGCCGCTGCACCACCATTTCGAGAAGAAGGGCTGGGCCGAGCCCACCATCGTCATCCGCTTCTGGATCATCGCGATGGTCCTGGCGCTCGTCGGCCTCTCCACGCTGAAGATCCGCTGA
- a CDS encoding UDP-N-acetylmuramoyl-tripeptide--D-alanyl-D-alanine ligase — translation MSALWTAAELRTATGGTLEGEPAVSGVAIDSRAVQPGDLFVALRDARDGHDFVPAAFANGAAAAMVDRDVEGGPLLRVGDTLAGLAALGAAGRARSTARIAAITGSVGKTTTKDMLRHGLAAFGATHAAVASYNNHWGLPLTLARMPRESAYGVLEIGMNHRGEIAPLARLARPHVVVITQIGAAHIGHLGSLEEIAAEKADILDGLSAGGVAVLPRDSDFFPMLAGRARAAGASVTGFGEDASAEARLISADCGPLSSTADIMLHGQRLTLSIGAPGRHLVVNALAALAAGAALGADPARFAEALGSFRPGAGRGARVALPLPGGEALLLDESYNGQPPAMRAALAVLGTQEAARRIAVLGDMRELGDFGPALHEGLLPDVVANADLVFCCGPLMRGLYDHLPNALRGGHAPTSEELAPLVRAAVRPGDVVLVKGSLGTRMAAVVGALKSEGAHL, via the coding sequence GTGAGCGCGCTCTGGACCGCCGCCGAGCTGCGCACCGCCACCGGCGGCACGCTGGAGGGTGAGCCCGCCGTGAGCGGCGTGGCCATCGACAGCCGCGCTGTGCAGCCGGGCGACCTTTTCGTTGCGCTGCGCGATGCGCGGGACGGGCATGACTTCGTCCCCGCCGCCTTCGCCAATGGCGCCGCCGCCGCCATGGTGGACCGCGACGTGGAGGGCGGGCCGCTGCTGCGGGTGGGCGACACGCTCGCCGGCCTCGCCGCGCTGGGTGCCGCCGGGCGGGCGCGGAGTACCGCGCGCATCGCCGCCATCACCGGCAGCGTCGGCAAGACCACCACCAAGGACATGCTGCGGCACGGGCTTGCGGCCTTCGGCGCCACCCATGCCGCCGTGGCCAGCTACAACAACCACTGGGGCCTGCCGCTGACGCTCGCCCGCATGCCGCGCGAGAGCGCCTATGGCGTGCTGGAGATCGGCATGAACCACCGGGGCGAGATCGCGCCCCTGGCCCGGCTGGCGCGGCCGCATGTGGTGGTCATCACCCAGATCGGTGCCGCCCATATCGGCCATCTCGGCTCGCTGGAGGAGATCGCGGCGGAGAAGGCGGATATCCTGGATGGGCTTTCCGCCGGCGGCGTCGCCGTGCTGCCGCGCGACAGCGACTTCTTCCCCATGCTGGCCGGACGCGCCCGTGCCGCAGGCGCCAGCGTCACCGGCTTCGGCGAGGACGCCTCGGCCGAGGCCCGGCTGATCTCCGCCGATTGCGGCCCCCTTTCCTCCACCGCCGATATCATGCTGCATGGGCAACGGCTGACGCTCTCCATCGGCGCGCCGGGGCGGCACCTAGTGGTCAATGCCCTGGCGGCGCTCGCCGCCGGCGCGGCCCTGGGCGCGGATCCCGCTCGCTTCGCCGAGGCCCTGGGCAGCTTCCGCCCTGGCGCCGGCCGCGGCGCCCGCGTCGCCCTGCCCCTGCCGGGCGGCGAGGCGCTGCTGCTGGATGAAAGCTATAACGGCCAGCCCCCCGCCATGCGCGCGGCCCTGGCGGTGCTGGGCACGCAGGAGGCCGCCCGGCGCATCGCCGTGCTGGGCGACATGCGGGAGCTTGGCGATTTCGGCCCTGCGCTGCACGAAGGTCTGCTGCCCGATGTGGTGGCCAATGCCGACCTCGTCTTTTGCTGCGGCCCCCTGATGCGTGGTCTATACGACCACCTGCCAAATGCCCTCCGCGGCGGCCATGCCCCCACCAGCGAGGAACTCGCCCCGCTGGTGCGGGCGGCCGTGCGTCCGGGCGATGTTGTGTTGGTTAAAGGCTCGCTCGGCACCCGCATGGCGGCGGTGGTCGGCGCCCTGAAGTCCGAAGGGGCGCATCTGTGA
- a CDS encoding UDP-N-acetylmuramoyl-L-alanyl-D-glutamate--2,6-diaminopimelate ligase, with amino-acid sequence MSHAPSLRQPAAGALPDILGLTADSRAVQPGYLFAALPGVRSDGRAFIADAVARGAGAVLAPEGTDWPAGVPPRPMLTSTDARRALAQLAAGFYGTQPGIVVTVTGTNGKTSTVDFLRQIWELAGKRAASLGTLGLKAPDFPETPSLTTPDPVKLHETMAQLARGGVTHTALEASSHGLEQRRLDGLRIAAAGFSNLTRDHLDYHGDMAGYAAAKLRLFDTLLEPGTTAVASSELEEGVLAGLREIAARRGLRLHTVGEDGGAIRLLRQEARPEGQFLELDAFGHRAGIALPLPGRFQADNVMMAAALAMATGLPADQVLALLPRLTGVRGRMELAARLPNGAAVYVDYAHTPDALERLLKALRPHAAGRLHVVFGAGGDRDPGKRPLMGEVASRLADRAIVTDDNPRTEDPAAIRAAVRAGMNHGEEVGDRAAAIAHAIEGLAPGDVLAVAGKGHESGQTIGTTTLPFDDVEMVRRILGQAA; translated from the coding sequence ATGAGCCATGCGCCTTCCCTCCGCCAGCCGGCCGCCGGTGCCCTGCCCGATATCCTCGGGCTGACCGCCGATAGCCGGGCGGTGCAGCCCGGCTACCTCTTCGCCGCCCTGCCGGGCGTGCGGTCTGACGGCCGCGCCTTCATCGCCGATGCCGTGGCGCGCGGCGCGGGCGCCGTGCTGGCACCCGAGGGCACGGACTGGCCCGCCGGCGTGCCGCCGCGCCCGATGCTGACCTCCACCGATGCCCGCCGCGCCCTGGCGCAGCTGGCCGCCGGCTTCTACGGCACCCAGCCCGGCATCGTGGTCACCGTCACCGGCACCAACGGCAAGACCAGCACGGTCGATTTCCTGCGGCAGATCTGGGAGCTGGCCGGCAAGCGCGCCGCCTCCCTCGGCACGCTGGGCCTGAAGGCGCCGGACTTCCCCGAGACACCCTCCCTCACCACCCCCGACCCGGTGAAGCTGCACGAGACCATGGCGCAGCTCGCGCGGGGGGGTGTGACGCATACGGCGCTGGAGGCCTCCTCCCACGGCCTGGAGCAGCGGCGGCTGGACGGGCTGCGGATCGCCGCCGCCGGCTTCAGCAACCTCACGCGGGACCATCTGGACTATCACGGCGACATGGCGGGCTACGCCGCCGCCAAGCTGCGCCTCTTCGACACGCTGCTGGAGCCCGGCACCACCGCCGTCGCCAGCAGCGAGCTGGAGGAGGGTGTGCTGGCGGGCCTGCGGGAGATCGCCGCGCGACGGGGCCTGCGCCTGCATACGGTGGGTGAGGATGGCGGGGCCATCCGCCTGCTGCGCCAGGAAGCCCGGCCCGAAGGGCAGTTTCTGGAACTGGACGCCTTCGGCCACCGGGCCGGGATCGCCCTGCCGCTGCCCGGCCGCTTCCAGGCCGATAACGTGATGATGGCCGCCGCCCTGGCGATGGCCACCGGCCTGCCGGCCGACCAGGTGCTGGCGCTGCTGCCGCGGCTGACCGGCGTGCGCGGACGGATGGAACTGGCCGCGCGCCTGCCCAATGGCGCGGCCGTCTATGTCGACTACGCCCATACCCCGGATGCGCTGGAGCGGCTGCTCAAGGCGCTGCGCCCGCATGCCGCTGGCCGGCTGCATGTGGTCTTCGGCGCCGGCGGCGACCGTGACCCGGGCAAGCGGCCGCTGATGGGCGAGGTGGCTTCCCGCCTCGCCGACCGCGCCATCGTGACCGATGACAACCCGCGCACCGAGGACCCCGCCGCCATCCGCGCCGCCGTCCGCGCGGGCATGAACCATGGCGAGGAGGTCGGCGACCGCGCCGCCGCCATCGCCCATGCCATCGAGGGACTGGCGCCGGGCGATGTTCTGGCCGTGGCCGGCAAGGGCCATGAGAGCGGCCAGACCATCGGCACCACCACCCTGCCCTTCGACGATGTGGAGATGGTGCGCCGGATCCTGGGTCAGGCGGCGTGA
- a CDS encoding peptidoglycan D,D-transpeptidase FtsI family protein, translating to MPLRGQGHLRQPAVLPQEGAAAGSRRPHRPTNVHISQPDLLRRTQLEKSRGRLVVASLGFGALFLAVALKLTHATLLNPAEPVRLQAALRAVAPPSEHPASRAPITDRNGEVLAMSLPITALTANPRVIANPAQVADKLRSVLPQLDRERLIERLSGDRGFVYVTRSLTPREQQGIINLGIAGVDFEYAERRYYPQGRAAVHLLGNVDVDGKGLSGIERSFDDRLRTELNKPLRLSLDVRVQLALRDAVHRAISDFNGIGGAGVVLDINTAEVLGMVSLPDYDANDIGEATADQRFNRATVGVYEPGSTFKLLTAAAALEYGTGNAYSSRYDASRPLRYGRFTITDYKGKNRWLSFPEVMAYSSNLGAAHMAMGFGPERQREFLKNIGMLSRVPLEVPERALPLVPPASSWKEINMVTISYGHGISVTPMHVVTGISALANGGILREPTLLAQPPGTERPGRRVVSEQTSATMRKLMRLVVTDGSARSAEVPGYFLGGKTGTAQKTGPRGGYLMNQRIAALVGAFPMHAPRYALYVMIDNPQANARSHGYATAGWVAAPAAHTVVSRIAPVLGLVPEDPNNPALLAATSIPLQPRGAPSAPGRPSAANTPASAAVSPASSTRPPAPAPRPAPPARQPAAPAQALQPPAPRALPLAPVPGSLPPPVPLRLTSTTIPAGAGSSLAPR from the coding sequence GTGCCTCTCCGTGGCCAGGGGCATCTGCGCCAGCCGGCGGTATTGCCGCAGGAGGGGGCAGCCGCCGGTTCGCGCCGGCCGCATCGCCCAACCAATGTGCATATCAGCCAGCCGGACCTGCTGCGCCGCACGCAACTGGAGAAGAGCCGGGGGCGGCTGGTGGTGGCATCGCTCGGCTTCGGCGCGCTGTTCCTGGCGGTGGCGCTGAAACTGACCCATGCGACGCTGCTGAACCCGGCCGAGCCGGTGCGGCTGCAGGCCGCGCTGCGCGCTGTTGCGCCGCCCTCCGAACACCCGGCCAGCCGCGCGCCCATCACCGACCGCAATGGCGAGGTGCTGGCGATGTCGCTGCCGATCACGGCGCTGACCGCCAATCCGCGCGTCATCGCCAACCCGGCGCAGGTGGCGGACAAGCTCCGCAGCGTGCTGCCGCAGCTGGACCGCGAGAGGCTGATCGAACGGCTCTCCGGCGATCGCGGCTTCGTCTATGTCACCCGCAGCCTGACGCCGCGCGAGCAGCAGGGGATCATCAATCTTGGCATCGCCGGCGTCGATTTCGAATATGCGGAGCGCCGCTACTATCCGCAGGGGCGCGCGGCCGTGCATCTGCTCGGCAATGTCGATGTGGACGGCAAGGGACTCTCTGGCATCGAGCGGAGCTTCGACGACCGGCTGCGGACGGAGCTGAACAAGCCGCTGCGCCTGTCCCTCGACGTGCGCGTGCAGCTGGCGCTGCGCGACGCGGTGCATCGGGCCATCTCGGACTTCAATGGCATCGGCGGTGCCGGGGTGGTGCTGGACATCAACACCGCCGAAGTGCTCGGCATGGTCAGCCTGCCGGATTACGACGCCAACGACATCGGCGAGGCCACCGCCGACCAACGCTTCAACCGCGCCACGGTGGGAGTCTATGAGCCGGGTTCGACCTTCAAGCTGCTGACGGCGGCGGCGGCGCTCGAATACGGCACGGGCAATGCCTATAGCAGCCGCTACGATGCCAGCAGGCCGCTGCGCTACGGCCGCTTCACCATCACCGACTACAAGGGCAAGAACCGCTGGCTGAGCTTCCCGGAGGTCATGGCCTATTCCTCCAACCTCGGCGCCGCGCATATGGCGATGGGCTTCGGGCCGGAGCGGCAGCGGGAGTTCCTGAAGAACATCGGCATGCTCTCCCGCGTCCCCCTGGAGGTGCCGGAGCGCGCGCTGCCGCTGGTGCCTCCGGCCAGTTCCTGGAAGGAGATCAACATGGTCACGATCTCCTACGGCCATGGCATCAGCGTGACGCCGATGCATGTCGTCACCGGCATCTCCGCACTCGCCAACGGGGGCATCCTGCGTGAGCCGACGCTGCTGGCGCAGCCGCCGGGCACCGAGCGGCCGGGCCGGCGCGTCGTCAGCGAGCAGACCAGCGCCACGATGCGCAAGCTGATGCGGCTCGTGGTCACCGACGGCTCCGCGAGGTCGGCCGAGGTGCCCGGCTACTTCCTGGGTGGCAAGACCGGCACGGCGCAGAAAACCGGTCCGCGCGGCGGCTACCTGATGAACCAGCGCATCGCGGCGCTGGTGGGTGCCTTCCCGATGCATGCGCCGCGCTATGCCCTCTATGTGATGATCGACAACCCGCAGGCCAATGCGCGGTCGCATGGCTATGCCACGGCCGGCTGGGTGGCGGCGCCGGCGGCGCATACCGTGGTCAGCCGCATCGCCCCGGTGCTGGGGCTGGTGCCAGAGGACCCGAACAACCCGGCCCTGCTGGCGGCCACCAGCATCCCGCTGCAACCGCGCGGCGCGCCCTCCGCCCCGGGCAGGCCCTCGGCGGCCAATACGCCCGCCAGTGCCGCGGTCTCTCCCGCCAGTAGCACGCGCCCGCCCGCCCCCGCACCGCGTCCGGCACCGCCCGCGCGGCAGCCCGCCGCCCCGGCGCAGGCGCTTCAGCCCCCGGCACCGCGCGCCTTGCCCCTGGCCCCCGTGCCCGGCAGCCTGCCGCCGCCCGTGCCGCTGCGCCTGACCTCCACCACCATTCCGGCCGGCGCGGGTTCAAGCCTTGCGCCTCGATGA
- the ftsL gene encoding cell division protein FtsL, producing MFRPLTVIAITAFCVVGWNVYRAEDSARQLDRELRDLTRRIEQARDRTQVLRAEWALLNEPERLRQVAQKYLPLETMQPAQFVRLQDVDRHLPTAIAFAGPVNLFGSAPETALAAAEPAGEAPAAAAPAAVAEAKPSSVTPAPAEATALAASMPATPRPVTRPAPAPRVETVRAEPARSPAPVVVATREEPRRRPVPAPTPRAETVALREAPREPVVAEARSSGLLRQAIHLPINSANAGTLPQPGTGARIGVPTGSSLGLAARGTLAPPVPLAAPVPVR from the coding sequence ATGTTCCGCCCCCTGACCGTCATTGCCATCACGGCTTTCTGCGTCGTGGGCTGGAACGTCTATCGCGCCGAGGACTCGGCCCGGCAATTGGACCGAGAGTTGCGCGACCTGACCAGGCGCATCGAGCAGGCGCGTGACCGCACCCAGGTGCTGAGGGCCGAGTGGGCCCTGCTGAACGAGCCGGAGCGGCTGCGCCAGGTGGCGCAGAAGTACCTGCCGCTGGAGACGATGCAGCCCGCGCAGTTCGTCCGGCTGCAGGACGTGGACCGCCACCTGCCCACCGCCATCGCCTTCGCCGGTCCGGTGAACCTGTTCGGCTCCGCGCCCGAGACGGCCCTGGCCGCGGCGGAACCGGCCGGCGAGGCTCCGGCCGCCGCAGCCCCGGCCGCCGTGGCCGAGGCAAAGCCATCTTCCGTCACGCCGGCCCCAGCCGAGGCCACCGCCCTGGCGGCGAGCATGCCGGCCACGCCGCGCCCGGTGACCCGCCCCGCCCCCGCACCCCGGGTCGAAACGGTGCGCGCCGAGCCCGCGCGCAGCCCGGCCCCTGTCGTCGTCGCCACCCGCGAGGAGCCGCGCCGCCGCCCGGTTCCCGCCCCCACGCCGCGCGCCGAGACGGTGGCGCTGCGGGAGGCGCCGCGTGAGCCGGTGGTGGCCGAGGCGCGCTCCAGCGGCCTGCTGCGGCAGGCCATCCACCTGCCCATCAACAGCGCCAATGCCGGCACCCTGCCCCAGCCCGGCACCGGCGCGCGGATCGGCGTGCCCACCGGTTCCTCCCTCGGCCTCGCGGCGCGCGGCACTCTGGCGCCGCCGGTTCCGCTGGCCGCGCCCGTGCCGGTGCGCTGA